In Tachypleus tridentatus isolate NWPU-2018 chromosome 7, ASM421037v1, whole genome shotgun sequence, a genomic segment contains:
- the LOC143256765 gene encoding protein tiptop-like isoform X2, translating to MEVAGDDSSSSGCDIAEEHDTDEDLIKQPVRGSQSTHTNDVTLPPVQAGRNTPYELSQNESNIVAYSSTTRNLDRTPPLNSESKISTIDGNCLETEPMAEDGPIDFSLRSQNQYHTLSSSLSPGLPINGVSSGSQNEPLDLSVPNRRKSTENCVREIKLARVETPSPISPSAWSYSPRTSSSEVITWNGKMSSLESSKNVGISSARSYSQLSSSLQQKTTVQNQLLNSSLVTSNMITALDKMNTLSHTVTKMQGYRTGSRQNPWQNQWINKSGEQAKDVFTCVWCKESFKSLADMTIHMQQSPKCGMAGMQSSVSSSSTNTNVLSESSPSVSKCSTSNSGSNVLMKESVPLPRKLVRGQDVWLGKGAEQTRQILKCMWCGQSFKTLADMTNHMRVTQHYNNIISQEQIISWKVPVDKMTSQSQINAVLTCKVCNQVFGSLKELSYHMMKNAHYKEHILRSITESGGRRRQTRERRKKSLPVRKLLELERMEMSKLSVSKERAERSMSKTENVGGKITCEECAEKVEAKDFVTHIKNCTQNPKSQYILKNTLLAESFENDMKKESKLECVVKAEPDEATPKARKSKVTESPTSETSRQEFSKERALDVHSNNGMDKGNEATSVLSAIEKLIEKSFESRSKSGKNGSTGILQRLGIDEEVYPPWHPPGKNEQSSATKSRASTMGSSSTGYTVKNMIDIKDGSVRSQSIPGFNVINNTLRKNRFSVKQSELTPSNNREHASPHSFTTETKINSSVTNVSKLGSTSFQESLDEDVPDDLSRCSTRGQTESPLGSARSKSPITDHAEDSFEAYSEVDESNGEYSGHEMVEELCDEGHFQCQIGNATWSREAESPNDSLEDKGKLSPSSLSNSSKFSLTDLNQETEKSHTQNSEDVEKPTAGHPLRELQKLLDKTDVKVSRSGVQTPPGSILAFSWACSDATTSDSLMKCAFCDTHFISKGAYRHHLSKMHFVKDSNIPDNSTLKASSPSGGKLANEPGSMTKESPPLTGIAAEESPHSKFLKYTELAKQLSSKYV from the coding sequence ATGGAGGTTGCTGGAGATGATAGTTCTTCCTCCGGATGTGATATAGCTGAAGAGCACGACACTGACGAGGATCTCATCAAACAACCCGTCAGAGGGAGCCAGTCCACGCACACCAATGACGTCACTCTTCCTCCCGTACAGGCAGGCCGGAACACTCCTTATGAGCTTAGTCAGAATGAATCCAACATTGTTGCATACTCGTCCACAACAAGAAATCTAGATCGCACTCCGCCCTTGAATAGTGAGTCCAAAATTTCCACTATTGACGGAAACTGTTTGGAGACTGAGCCAATGGCAGAAGACGGACCGATTGACTTTAGTCTCCGAAGTCAAAACCAATATCATACTTTATCTTCAAGTTTATCTCCTGGCCTCCCAATCAATGGAGTTTCCTCTGGGTCACAAAATGAACCTCTTGATCTGTCCGTCCCTAATAGGAGAAAGAGCACAGAAAACTGTGTAAGAGAAATTAAATTGGCTCGTGTAGAAACCCCCTCCCCAATATCTCCTTCAGCGTGGAGTTATTCGCCACGGACATCATCTTCAGAAGTTATAACTTGGAATGGAAAAATGTCATCTTTAGAAAGTTCAAAAAATGTAGGGATTAGTTCTGCAAGATCTTACAGTCAACTATCCAGTTCTttgcaacaaaaaacaactgttcAAAACCAGTTACTTAATTCTAGCCTCGTTACTTCCAATATGATCACTGCTCTTGATAAAATGAACACGTTGTCTCATACAGTAACCAAAATGCAAGGGTATAGAACAGGAAGCAGGCAGAATCCCTGGCAGAACCAGTGGATTAATAAAAGTGGGGAACAAGCAAAAGACGTCTTCACTTGTGTTTGGTGTAAGGAATCTTTCAAAAGTCTTGCTGATATGACAATCCATATGCAGCAGAGTCCTAAGTGTGGTATGGCAGGGATGCAATCATCTGTGTCATCGTCGTCCACGAACACCAACGTTCTTTCAGAATCTTCACCTTCAGTCTCCAAATGCTCAACATCTAACAGTGGCAGCAACGTGTTAATGAAAGAAAGTGTACCGCTTCCACGAAAACTGGTGAGAGGACAAGATGTTTGGTTAGGTAAAGGGGCGGAACAAACTCGTCAGATTTTGAAGTGTATGTGGTGTGGACAGTCTTTCAAGACGTTGGCAGATATGACTAATCATATGCGCGTTACTCAGCACTACAATAATATCATTAGTCAAGAACAAATCATATCCTGGAAAGTACCAGTTGATAAGATGACTTCACAGTCACAGATAAATGCCGTCTTGACTTGCAAAGTTTGCAACCAGGTATTTGGTAGTCTCAAAGAACTTAGTTATCATATGATGAAGAATGCTCATTACAAGGAACATATCTTACGTTCCATCACTGAAAGTGGTGGAAGACGCAGACAAACTAGGGAAAGAAGGAAAAAATCCTTACCAGTTAGAAAACTTCTTGAGTTAGAAAGAATGGAAATGAGTAAATTAAGCGTATCAAAAGAACGAGCTGAGCGATCCATGTCCAAAACTGAAAACGTTGGTGGCAAGATCACGTGTGAAGAATGTGCTGAGAAAGTAGAAGCCAAAGATTTCGTAACACATATAAAAAATTGTACTCAGAACCCCAAATCTCAGTACATTCTGAAAAATACTCTTCTTGCAGAGTCGTTTGAGAATGATATgaaaaaagaatcaaaattaGAATGTGTTGTAAAAGCTGAGCCAGATGAAGCTACACCTAAAGCTAGAAAGTCAAAGGTAACTGAATCACCAACATCTGAAACTTCTAGACAAGAATTTTCTAAAGAACGAGCTCTTGATGTTCATTCAAATAATGGAATGGATAAAGGAAACGAGGCTACATCTGTTTTAAGTGCAATTGAGAAACTGATCGAAAAAAGTTTCGAAAGTAGAAGTAAAAGTGGCAAAAATGGTTCTACAGGTATTTTGCAAAGATTAGGTATCGATGAAGAAGTCTATCCACCGTGGCATCCTCCTGGAAAAAATGAGCAAAGTTCGGCAACTAAATCTCGAGCGTCAACCATGGGAAGCTCGTCAACTGGTTATACGGTCAAGAATATGATTGACATAAAAGATGGTTCTGTCAGATCACAATCTATTCCtggttttaacgttataaataatACCTTGCGAAAAAATAGGTTTTCGGTAAAACAATCTGAGCTTACCCCTTCCAACAACAGAGAACACGCATCTCCCCACTCTTTTACGACAGAAACTAAAATTAATTCAAGTGTAACAAATGTCTCCAAACTAGGATCAACGTCATTTCAAGAGTCATTAGACGAAGATGTTCCAGACGATTTAAGTCGTTGTTCAACAAGGGGACAAACTGAAAGTCCTTTGGGTTCTGCAAGATCAAAAAGTCCTATCACCGATCATGCTGAAGATTCTTTTGAGGCTTATTCTGAAGTAGATGAATCAAATGGTGAATATAGTGGTCATGAAATGGTCGAAGAATTGTGTGATGAAGGCCATTTTCAGTGCCAAATTGGCAATGCCACCTGGTCAAGAGAAGCCGAGTCACCAAATGATTCCCTTGAAGACAAGGGTAAATTAAGTCCTTCTTCTTTAAGCAATTCATCAAAATTCTCTTTGACAGATCTTAATCAAGAAACAGAAAAAAGTCACACGCAGAATTCCGAAGATGTTGAAAAGCCAACTGCAGGCCATCCTCTTCGAGAACTTCAAAAACTGTTGGATAAAACAGACGTTAAGGTTTCACGTTCCGGTGTCCAGACGCCACCAGGATCCATTTTGGCTTTTAGTTGGGCATGCAGTGATGCCACAACATCAGACTCCTTAATGAAGTGTGCCTTTTGTGACACTCATTTCATTTCTAAAGGTGCTTACAGACACCATTTAAGTAAAATGCACTTTGTGAAAGACTCAAATATCCCCGATAATTCCACTTTGAAAGCTTCTTCGCCTTCTGGTGGAAAATTAGCAAATGAACCTGGTTCAATGACGAAAGAATCGCCACCACTTACAGGAATAGCTGCAGAAGAAAGTCCTCATTCGAAGTTCTTAAAATACACTGAACTAGCTAAACAGTTATCTAGTAAATACGTGTGA
- the LOC143256765 gene encoding protein tiptop-like isoform X1, which yields MPRRKQDRPKRMKWEDGDGGKMEVAGDDSSSSGCDIAEEHDTDEDLIKQPVRGSQSTHTNDVTLPPVQAGRNTPYELSQNESNIVAYSSTTRNLDRTPPLNSESKISTIDGNCLETEPMAEDGPIDFSLRSQNQYHTLSSSLSPGLPINGVSSGSQNEPLDLSVPNRRKSTENCVREIKLARVETPSPISPSAWSYSPRTSSSEVITWNGKMSSLESSKNVGISSARSYSQLSSSLQQKTTVQNQLLNSSLVTSNMITALDKMNTLSHTVTKMQGYRTGSRQNPWQNQWINKSGEQAKDVFTCVWCKESFKSLADMTIHMQQSPKCGMAGMQSSVSSSSTNTNVLSESSPSVSKCSTSNSGSNVLMKESVPLPRKLVRGQDVWLGKGAEQTRQILKCMWCGQSFKTLADMTNHMRVTQHYNNIISQEQIISWKVPVDKMTSQSQINAVLTCKVCNQVFGSLKELSYHMMKNAHYKEHILRSITESGGRRRQTRERRKKSLPVRKLLELERMEMSKLSVSKERAERSMSKTENVGGKITCEECAEKVEAKDFVTHIKNCTQNPKSQYILKNTLLAESFENDMKKESKLECVVKAEPDEATPKARKSKVTESPTSETSRQEFSKERALDVHSNNGMDKGNEATSVLSAIEKLIEKSFESRSKSGKNGSTGILQRLGIDEEVYPPWHPPGKNEQSSATKSRASTMGSSSTGYTVKNMIDIKDGSVRSQSIPGFNVINNTLRKNRFSVKQSELTPSNNREHASPHSFTTETKINSSVTNVSKLGSTSFQESLDEDVPDDLSRCSTRGQTESPLGSARSKSPITDHAEDSFEAYSEVDESNGEYSGHEMVEELCDEGHFQCQIGNATWSREAESPNDSLEDKGKLSPSSLSNSSKFSLTDLNQETEKSHTQNSEDVEKPTAGHPLRELQKLLDKTDVKVSRSGVQTPPGSILAFSWACSDATTSDSLMKCAFCDTHFISKGAYRHHLSKMHFVKDSNIPDNSTLKASSPSGGKLANEPGSMTKESPPLTGIAAEESPHSKFLKYTELAKQLSSKYV from the coding sequence GGGAAGATGGAGATGGCGGGAAAATGGAGGTTGCTGGAGATGATAGTTCTTCCTCCGGATGTGATATAGCTGAAGAGCACGACACTGACGAGGATCTCATCAAACAACCCGTCAGAGGGAGCCAGTCCACGCACACCAATGACGTCACTCTTCCTCCCGTACAGGCAGGCCGGAACACTCCTTATGAGCTTAGTCAGAATGAATCCAACATTGTTGCATACTCGTCCACAACAAGAAATCTAGATCGCACTCCGCCCTTGAATAGTGAGTCCAAAATTTCCACTATTGACGGAAACTGTTTGGAGACTGAGCCAATGGCAGAAGACGGACCGATTGACTTTAGTCTCCGAAGTCAAAACCAATATCATACTTTATCTTCAAGTTTATCTCCTGGCCTCCCAATCAATGGAGTTTCCTCTGGGTCACAAAATGAACCTCTTGATCTGTCCGTCCCTAATAGGAGAAAGAGCACAGAAAACTGTGTAAGAGAAATTAAATTGGCTCGTGTAGAAACCCCCTCCCCAATATCTCCTTCAGCGTGGAGTTATTCGCCACGGACATCATCTTCAGAAGTTATAACTTGGAATGGAAAAATGTCATCTTTAGAAAGTTCAAAAAATGTAGGGATTAGTTCTGCAAGATCTTACAGTCAACTATCCAGTTCTttgcaacaaaaaacaactgttcAAAACCAGTTACTTAATTCTAGCCTCGTTACTTCCAATATGATCACTGCTCTTGATAAAATGAACACGTTGTCTCATACAGTAACCAAAATGCAAGGGTATAGAACAGGAAGCAGGCAGAATCCCTGGCAGAACCAGTGGATTAATAAAAGTGGGGAACAAGCAAAAGACGTCTTCACTTGTGTTTGGTGTAAGGAATCTTTCAAAAGTCTTGCTGATATGACAATCCATATGCAGCAGAGTCCTAAGTGTGGTATGGCAGGGATGCAATCATCTGTGTCATCGTCGTCCACGAACACCAACGTTCTTTCAGAATCTTCACCTTCAGTCTCCAAATGCTCAACATCTAACAGTGGCAGCAACGTGTTAATGAAAGAAAGTGTACCGCTTCCACGAAAACTGGTGAGAGGACAAGATGTTTGGTTAGGTAAAGGGGCGGAACAAACTCGTCAGATTTTGAAGTGTATGTGGTGTGGACAGTCTTTCAAGACGTTGGCAGATATGACTAATCATATGCGCGTTACTCAGCACTACAATAATATCATTAGTCAAGAACAAATCATATCCTGGAAAGTACCAGTTGATAAGATGACTTCACAGTCACAGATAAATGCCGTCTTGACTTGCAAAGTTTGCAACCAGGTATTTGGTAGTCTCAAAGAACTTAGTTATCATATGATGAAGAATGCTCATTACAAGGAACATATCTTACGTTCCATCACTGAAAGTGGTGGAAGACGCAGACAAACTAGGGAAAGAAGGAAAAAATCCTTACCAGTTAGAAAACTTCTTGAGTTAGAAAGAATGGAAATGAGTAAATTAAGCGTATCAAAAGAACGAGCTGAGCGATCCATGTCCAAAACTGAAAACGTTGGTGGCAAGATCACGTGTGAAGAATGTGCTGAGAAAGTAGAAGCCAAAGATTTCGTAACACATATAAAAAATTGTACTCAGAACCCCAAATCTCAGTACATTCTGAAAAATACTCTTCTTGCAGAGTCGTTTGAGAATGATATgaaaaaagaatcaaaattaGAATGTGTTGTAAAAGCTGAGCCAGATGAAGCTACACCTAAAGCTAGAAAGTCAAAGGTAACTGAATCACCAACATCTGAAACTTCTAGACAAGAATTTTCTAAAGAACGAGCTCTTGATGTTCATTCAAATAATGGAATGGATAAAGGAAACGAGGCTACATCTGTTTTAAGTGCAATTGAGAAACTGATCGAAAAAAGTTTCGAAAGTAGAAGTAAAAGTGGCAAAAATGGTTCTACAGGTATTTTGCAAAGATTAGGTATCGATGAAGAAGTCTATCCACCGTGGCATCCTCCTGGAAAAAATGAGCAAAGTTCGGCAACTAAATCTCGAGCGTCAACCATGGGAAGCTCGTCAACTGGTTATACGGTCAAGAATATGATTGACATAAAAGATGGTTCTGTCAGATCACAATCTATTCCtggttttaacgttataaataatACCTTGCGAAAAAATAGGTTTTCGGTAAAACAATCTGAGCTTACCCCTTCCAACAACAGAGAACACGCATCTCCCCACTCTTTTACGACAGAAACTAAAATTAATTCAAGTGTAACAAATGTCTCCAAACTAGGATCAACGTCATTTCAAGAGTCATTAGACGAAGATGTTCCAGACGATTTAAGTCGTTGTTCAACAAGGGGACAAACTGAAAGTCCTTTGGGTTCTGCAAGATCAAAAAGTCCTATCACCGATCATGCTGAAGATTCTTTTGAGGCTTATTCTGAAGTAGATGAATCAAATGGTGAATATAGTGGTCATGAAATGGTCGAAGAATTGTGTGATGAAGGCCATTTTCAGTGCCAAATTGGCAATGCCACCTGGTCAAGAGAAGCCGAGTCACCAAATGATTCCCTTGAAGACAAGGGTAAATTAAGTCCTTCTTCTTTAAGCAATTCATCAAAATTCTCTTTGACAGATCTTAATCAAGAAACAGAAAAAAGTCACACGCAGAATTCCGAAGATGTTGAAAAGCCAACTGCAGGCCATCCTCTTCGAGAACTTCAAAAACTGTTGGATAAAACAGACGTTAAGGTTTCACGTTCCGGTGTCCAGACGCCACCAGGATCCATTTTGGCTTTTAGTTGGGCATGCAGTGATGCCACAACATCAGACTCCTTAATGAAGTGTGCCTTTTGTGACACTCATTTCATTTCTAAAGGTGCTTACAGACACCATTTAAGTAAAATGCACTTTGTGAAAGACTCAAATATCCCCGATAATTCCACTTTGAAAGCTTCTTCGCCTTCTGGTGGAAAATTAGCAAATGAACCTGGTTCAATGACGAAAGAATCGCCACCACTTACAGGAATAGCTGCAGAAGAAAGTCCTCATTCGAAGTTCTTAAAATACACTGAACTAGCTAAACAGTTATCTAGTAAATACGTGTGA